One genomic window of Candidatus Pseudobacter hemicellulosilyticus includes the following:
- a CDS encoding diacylglycerol kinase family protein, translated as MTPFAPVILFVINPQSGSRSGIDWQALIREHFRDSGHDLHFQLLDASVEASVLEQRIEKLRPVMAVAVGGDGTVSFLARLLLGTGITLGILPAGSANGMARELAIPEDPAAALEVLSAGNSRLTDVIRINKKHICLHLSDIGLNATLIKHFEEGNLRGKLGYASKIIKTLWTQKEMWVDIATNGQPSTHRAFMVVLANATRYGTGAVINPEGDLSDGRFEVIIIHRLAISELFKMLLGPRPFNPEKISVYQATSVSIRTTRKMHFQVDGEYLGRTDTIEAEILAGKLRLQVPVGKQAD; from the coding sequence ATGACCCCTTTTGCCCCGGTTATACTTTTTGTGATCAATCCCCAATCGGGAAGCAGGTCGGGGATCGACTGGCAGGCCCTTATCCGGGAACATTTCCGGGACAGCGGCCACGACCTGCATTTCCAGCTGCTGGATGCTTCCGTTGAAGCGTCCGTTCTGGAGCAGCGGATAGAGAAGCTGCGCCCCGTGATGGCCGTAGCGGTGGGTGGGGACGGAACGGTCTCTTTCCTGGCCCGGCTGCTGCTGGGAACCGGCATCACACTGGGTATACTGCCTGCCGGATCGGCCAATGGCATGGCCAGGGAACTGGCTATCCCGGAGGACCCGGCTGCCGCCCTGGAAGTATTATCCGCCGGTAACAGCAGGCTGACGGATGTGATCCGGATCAACAAGAAACATATCTGTTTACACCTCAGTGATATCGGTTTGAACGCTACCCTGATCAAACATTTTGAAGAAGGGAACCTGCGCGGTAAGCTGGGTTACGCCAGCAAGATCATCAAAACATTGTGGACCCAAAAAGAAATGTGGGTAGATATTGCCACAAATGGTCAGCCCAGCACACACCGGGCCTTTATGGTGGTGCTGGCCAATGCTACCCGCTATGGTACGGGGGCGGTGATCAACCCGGAAGGGGACCTGTCCGACGGCCGGTTTGAAGTGATCATCATCCACCGGCTGGCTATTTCCGAGCTGTTCAAGATGCTGCTGGGACCAAGGCCTTTCAACCCGGAAAAGATCAGTGTGTACCAGGCTACATCCGTCAGCATACGGACCACCCGTAAAATGCATTTCCAGGTAGATGGTGAATATCTTGGCAGAACGGATACCATAGAAGCGGAGATACTGGCGGGTAAATTACGGTTGCAGGTGCCAGTTGGTAAGCAGGCAGACTGA
- a CDS encoding class I SAM-dependent methyltransferase, whose protein sequence is MLPTERFSGRAHNYSNYRPDYPDTLLRFFQEKFRLNQESKVADIGSGTGILSAQLLQKGYQVFGVEPNADMRQKAEEALGSHAGFVSITGTGEQTNLPDHSVNLVTVAQAFHWMDPATAKKEFHRILTPGGHIAILWNLHAQDSLFGQGYEALRSHYGMDYKKIRKSHEPDLASFFAPATMEVVVFSHHIFLDLQGFQGQIQSSSFMPQPGHPQFEEMMEKAEQLFTTYQENGLVKIAYNTKLYYGS, encoded by the coding sequence ATGTTACCAACCGAAAGATTTTCAGGCCGTGCCCATAACTATTCCAACTATCGTCCGGACTATCCCGATACGTTGTTACGGTTCTTCCAGGAAAAATTCCGGCTTAACCAGGAAAGCAAAGTGGCTGATATTGGATCCGGCACCGGCATCCTTTCTGCGCAGCTCCTGCAGAAGGGTTACCAGGTCTTTGGGGTAGAACCAAATGCGGACATGCGGCAGAAAGCAGAAGAGGCCCTGGGCAGCCATGCCGGCTTTGTCAGTATCACCGGCACCGGTGAGCAGACCAACCTGCCGGATCATTCGGTGAACCTGGTAACAGTAGCGCAGGCCTTTCACTGGATGGATCCTGCTACAGCCAAAAAGGAGTTCCACCGCATCCTGACCCCCGGCGGGCATATTGCCATTCTCTGGAACCTGCATGCGCAGGACAGTTTATTTGGGCAGGGGTATGAAGCCCTGCGCAGTCATTATGGAATGGATTATAAAAAGATCCGTAAATCACATGAACCCGACCTGGCCTCCTTTTTTGCCCCGGCAACTATGGAGGTGGTTGTTTTCTCCCATCATATTTTCCTGGACCTGCAAGGCTTCCAGGGACAGATACAATCCTCCTCCTTTATGCCCCAACCAGGACATCCCCAGTTTGAAGAAATGATGGAGAAAGCGGAACAATTATTCACCACCTACCAGGAAAATGGCCTGGTCAAGATCGCCTACAACACAAAACTGTATTATGGATCTTAA
- a CDS encoding DUF3037 domain-containing protein, protein MQDRHLFEYAIVRVVPRVEREEFLNVGVILYCRQHRFLQTLHTLNEDRLRALCSKVDMEEVKAHLLSFEQISQGGAGPIGQLDIASRFRWLTATRSTILQTSKVHPGLCTDPLTALQKMHAELVL, encoded by the coding sequence ATGCAAGACAGACACTTATTTGAGTACGCCATCGTCCGGGTAGTGCCCCGGGTGGAACGGGAAGAATTCCTGAACGTTGGCGTGATCCTCTATTGCCGGCAGCATCGTTTCCTGCAAACCTTGCATACCCTCAATGAGGATCGTCTCCGCGCTTTGTGCAGTAAGGTGGATATGGAAGAAGTGAAAGCACACCTGTTATCTTTTGAACAGATCAGCCAGGGTGGCGCCGGCCCCATCGGACAACTGGACATAGCCTCCCGCTTCCGCTGGCTCACCGCTACCCGCAGTACTATCCTGCAAACCTCCAAAGTACATCCGGGCCTCTGTACGGATCCGCTGACAGCTTTGCAGAAAATGCATGCAGAGCTGGTGTTATAA
- a CDS encoding DUF2183 domain-containing protein has translation MKKLKEIVFRWMRLSNRPVVKLYHGFGGNGQLVIYGHVLAISPLPRKKYRQNVWTNTLALIRLFMVKPIAGVEVLLNYEGAAVRATTDTDGFFRLQWKPAQMPAPGWHTVEVVIENGPSASLKGISGEGELLAPDPGQYAIISDIDDTFLISHSSNLRKRLFVLLTQNAYSRQPFEDVVRHYQALAKAGSVNGGSNPFFYVSSSEWNLYNYILDFTRKNELPKGVFLLSQLKRLSEAWKTGQNKHATKFTRIVRILEAFPDQQFILLGDDSQQDPVIYASVAEHFGTRIRAVYLRNVFPKNKAMVDTAIAGITAAGIPVCHFTHSREAIAHSAAIGLISPEQPLP, from the coding sequence ATGAAAAAGTTAAAAGAAATAGTATTCCGTTGGATGCGCCTCAGCAACCGGCCCGTTGTTAAACTATACCATGGTTTCGGCGGTAATGGCCAGCTCGTGATCTATGGCCATGTGCTGGCCATCAGTCCCCTGCCCCGGAAAAAATACCGGCAGAATGTATGGACCAATACCCTGGCGCTGATCCGCCTCTTTATGGTAAAGCCCATCGCCGGCGTGGAAGTACTGCTCAACTATGAAGGCGCTGCCGTCAGGGCCACCACGGACACTGATGGCTTTTTCCGCCTGCAATGGAAACCGGCGCAGATGCCCGCACCCGGCTGGCATACCGTGGAAGTGGTCATTGAGAACGGACCCAGCGCATCGCTTAAAGGCATCAGCGGCGAAGGAGAACTGCTGGCGCCGGACCCCGGCCAATACGCCATTATCTCTGACATTGACGATACCTTTCTTATTTCCCATAGCTCTAACCTGCGCAAGCGGCTCTTTGTATTACTGACGCAGAACGCTTATAGCCGCCAGCCTTTTGAAGACGTAGTCAGACATTACCAGGCACTGGCAAAGGCAGGCTCCGTCAATGGCGGCAGCAACCCTTTCTTTTATGTATCCAGCAGTGAATGGAACCTGTATAATTATATCCTGGATTTTACCCGTAAGAATGAGCTGCCCAAAGGCGTGTTCCTGCTGAGCCAGCTGAAACGACTATCGGAAGCCTGGAAAACGGGACAGAACAAACATGCCACCAAGTTCACGCGAATTGTGCGGATACTGGAAGCTTTCCCTGATCAGCAATTCATTTTACTGGGCGATGATTCCCAGCAGGACCCGGTGATCTATGCTTCTGTGGCAGAACATTTTGGTACAAGGATCAGGGCTGTTTACCTGCGCAATGTTTTTCCTAAGAACAAAGCAATGGTGGATACGGCCATCGCCGGCATAACAGCAGCAGGCATCCCTGTTTGTCATTTCACCCATAGCCGGGAGGCTATTGCGCATTCGGCAGCCATTGGGCTTATAAGCCCGGAACAACCGCTCCCATAG
- a CDS encoding putative sulfate exporter family transporter: MDLKTAPGRWAMTEDWAAVLTGALVIGIALAGFALPQPAFGWKTLPELSTKVFTLSNLTAIGIQFVLVLLFSLLSARACGKPARSFLLVFPLVYALTVVALIIAGSQQLKQWGLEAVIFSLCLGLLISNLFRLPDWFKKALTSELFVKIGLVLLGATVIFSEIIRAGALGLIQALLVVVSVWYFAYWLCKRLKIDDELTMMISSAVSICGVSAAIATAGAIKGDAKKLSYVISMVLVTAIPMMIFMPVIADWMGLSQAVTGAWLGGSIDTTGAVVASGTLVGEEALKISTIVKFSQNVLLGVAAFAISLYWTYTKHPNAAETSKPGIGVIWERFPKFVIGFIGASVLFSFMVPAGLPGQVSASLKGLQGLWFALAFTSIGLETNFRDLFGQSGRKPLLAFLVAQLFNIVITLVIAYLLFR; the protein is encoded by the coding sequence ATGGATCTTAAGACAGCCCCCGGACGGTGGGCTATGACAGAAGACTGGGCGGCCGTACTCACCGGCGCCCTCGTTATCGGAATCGCACTGGCAGGATTTGCACTGCCGCAGCCGGCCTTCGGCTGGAAAACCCTTCCTGAACTCAGTACTAAAGTATTTACGCTTTCCAACCTAACGGCTATCGGTATCCAGTTTGTACTTGTACTCCTGTTCTCCCTGCTGAGCGCCAGGGCCTGCGGCAAACCTGCCCGCTCTTTCCTGCTGGTGTTCCCGCTGGTATATGCGCTCACAGTAGTGGCGCTGATCATTGCCGGCAGCCAGCAGCTGAAACAATGGGGACTGGAAGCCGTGATCTTCAGTCTCTGCCTCGGCCTGCTGATCAGCAACCTGTTCCGCCTGCCCGACTGGTTCAAAAAAGCACTCACCTCTGAATTGTTCGTCAAGATAGGCCTGGTGCTGCTGGGCGCCACCGTTATCTTTTCAGAGATCATCAGGGCCGGCGCACTGGGACTGATACAGGCCCTGCTGGTAGTGGTCTCCGTCTGGTACTTTGCCTACTGGCTCTGCAAGCGGCTGAAGATAGATGATGAGCTCACCATGATGATCTCCAGCGCAGTGTCCATCTGCGGGGTATCCGCCGCCATTGCCACGGCAGGCGCTATTAAAGGCGATGCTAAAAAATTATCTTATGTGATCTCCATGGTACTGGTGACGGCTATCCCCATGATGATCTTTATGCCGGTGATTGCCGACTGGATGGGCCTGTCCCAGGCCGTTACCGGCGCCTGGCTGGGTGGCAGCATTGACACCACCGGCGCAGTAGTGGCTTCCGGCACATTGGTAGGAGAAGAAGCGCTGAAGATAAGCACCATTGTTAAATTCTCGCAGAACGTTTTACTGGGCGTAGCCGCTTTTGCAATCTCCCTCTACTGGACCTATACCAAACATCCCAATGCGGCAGAGACCAGCAAACCCGGCATTGGCGTCATCTGGGAGCGTTTTCCCAAATTCGTGATCGGCTTTATTGGCGCCTCCGTTCTTTTCTCCTTTATGGTGCCCGCTGGTTTACCCGGCCAGGTGTCCGCCAGCCTGAAAGGATTGCAGGGACTCTGGTTTGCGCTGGCCTTTACCAGCATTGGCCTGGAAACCAATTTCAGGGACCTGTTTGGACAAAGCGGCCGGAAGCCATTGCTGGCTTTCCTGGTGGCACAATTGTTCAATATTGTCATCACCCTGGTCATCGCTTACCTTTTATTCCGGTAA
- a CDS encoding DUF4302 domain-containing protein has translation MKKHLFYILCLMAVLASCKKDSTRVFEEKADVRVGKTLTAFQQALTAAPNGWKAVLYPKGGGGYSFWMKFNNENRVTMVSDFDDETSTQVKSSSYRLKSLQQPVLIFDTYSYIHLLADPTPSISGGGNDGRGLSSDFEFMLLEGLIDSLSKGLPIDKMSLTGRFNGVVISLTKATAAEETAYQNGELFDLMLPVAQYVSTNTYLFLNIGDEKKLQVSLDPGRKNFSLGWEIGGVVYSSNSPFAFTLNGIQLQKPVEYNGKSFSEMFWDDAAQELYINLDGKRTVVQVSPTPILPLHLVIGTTGFSSILLPAAGTFPGWSTDFSTRRSAAAASMLAGPYRLTMGRMEFEFNSSLKTMTIWLEIFQGTAGFIATFSYTYTKTQAGEFKFTPADPAANGNGALIITDMAPLLTQRINADHFVLEYLNDVNEGNLGVIKSVEHSDFSLSGYFL, from the coding sequence ATGAAAAAACATCTCTTTTATATACTTTGCCTGATGGCGGTACTGGCCTCCTGCAAAAAGGACAGCACCCGCGTTTTCGAAGAAAAGGCGGACGTCCGGGTAGGCAAGACCCTCACAGCTTTCCAGCAGGCGCTTACCGCCGCACCCAATGGCTGGAAAGCCGTGCTGTACCCCAAGGGGGGCGGCGGCTATAGCTTCTGGATGAAGTTCAACAATGAGAACCGCGTGACCATGGTCAGCGATTTTGATGATGAGACCTCCACCCAGGTGAAAAGCAGCAGCTACCGGCTGAAATCCCTGCAGCAGCCCGTCCTCATCTTTGACACCTATTCGTATATCCACCTGCTGGCCGATCCTACGCCCAGCATCAGCGGCGGCGGCAATGACGGCCGTGGCCTCTCTTCCGACTTTGAATTCATGCTGCTGGAAGGGCTGATAGATTCTCTGAGCAAGGGATTGCCGATAGATAAAATGTCACTCACCGGCCGCTTCAACGGGGTGGTGATCAGCCTCACAAAAGCTACTGCAGCTGAAGAGACCGCCTATCAGAACGGCGAACTCTTTGACCTGATGCTGCCCGTTGCGCAATATGTTTCTACCAATACCTACCTGTTCCTGAATATCGGCGACGAGAAAAAGCTGCAGGTATCACTGGACCCCGGCAGGAAGAATTTCAGCCTGGGCTGGGAGATAGGCGGTGTGGTATATTCCAGCAATTCTCCCTTTGCTTTCACCCTGAATGGCATTCAGCTGCAAAAGCCGGTAGAATACAATGGGAAGTCATTCTCAGAAATGTTCTGGGATGACGCCGCCCAGGAACTCTATATCAATCTTGATGGCAAAAGAACAGTTGTACAGGTATCGCCCACCCCCATCCTGCCGCTGCACCTGGTGATCGGCACCACTGGTTTCTCTTCCATCCTGTTGCCTGCCGCAGGCACTTTCCCTGGCTGGTCCACCGATTTCAGCACCAGGCGGTCAGCAGCCGCTGCTTCCATGCTGGCAGGCCCTTACCGGCTGACCATGGGCAGAATGGAGTTTGAATTCAACTCCAGCCTGAAGACCATGACCATCTGGCTGGAGATATTCCAGGGAACTGCCGGCTTTATAGCCACTTTCAGTTATACCTACACGAAAACACAGGCTGGCGAATTCAAGTTCACCCCGGCCGATCCCGCTGCCAATGGCAATGGTGCGCTGATCATAACGGATATGGCGCCGCTGCTGACCCAGCGGATCAATGCTGATCATTTTGTACTTGAATACCTGAATGACGTCAATGAGGGTAACCTCGGCGTGATCAAAAGCGTAGAGCATTCCGACTTCAGTTTATCCGGCTATTTCTTATAA
- a CDS encoding aminotransferase class I and II, translating to MQSPSISLRTVQVTRYVTPLREGGSLPAIAEADDGFLYVLKFRGAGQGVKALIAELIGGEIARTLGFKVPEIVFASLDSAFGRTEPDEEIQDLLKASVGLNLALHYLSGSISFDPVVNKVDPLLAASIVWMDCLLTNVDRTARNTNMLVWNKELWLIDHGASLYFHHSWDRWEEQASRPFAQIKDHVLLPFASELDKADALLRPLLTEERIAGILAAIPDDWISGGSWTGTPDNIRQVYQQFLLTRIASSANFLKEAQHARQTLI from the coding sequence ATGCAATCACCATCCATTTCCCTGAGAACAGTACAGGTCACAAGGTACGTAACGCCCCTCCGCGAGGGCGGTTCACTGCCGGCCATTGCAGAAGCAGACGATGGCTTTTTATATGTGCTGAAATTCAGGGGCGCCGGCCAGGGCGTCAAGGCCCTGATAGCAGAACTGATAGGCGGGGAAATTGCCCGCACCCTGGGCTTTAAGGTACCCGAAATAGTATTTGCCTCACTGGACAGCGCTTTTGGCCGCACTGAACCGGATGAGGAGATCCAGGACCTGCTCAAGGCCAGCGTAGGGCTTAACCTGGCCCTGCATTACCTGTCGGGCTCCATCTCCTTTGATCCCGTGGTCAATAAAGTAGATCCGCTGCTGGCGGCTTCTATTGTATGGATGGATTGCCTGCTCACCAATGTAGACCGTACCGCCCGCAATACCAATATGCTGGTCTGGAACAAAGAGCTATGGCTGATAGACCATGGCGCTTCCCTCTATTTCCATCATTCCTGGGACAGGTGGGAAGAGCAGGCCAGCCGGCCCTTTGCACAGATCAAAGACCATGTGCTGCTGCCTTTTGCTTCGGAACTGGATAAGGCTGATGCGCTCCTGCGTCCCCTGCTCACCGAAGAACGTATTGCCGGTATACTGGCCGCCATTCCGGATGACTGGATCAGTGGCGGCTCCTGGACCGGCACACCGGACAATATCCGCCAGGTGTATCAGCAATTCTTACTGACCCGTATCGCCTCCTCTGCTAATTTTTTAAAAGAAGCGCAGCATGCAAGACAGACACTTATTTGA
- a CDS encoding putative zinc-binding metallopeptidase, which translates to MRTFTHYIIGSCLALSLFSSCKKDELDTSYELNGLGGDTWAKGEIDKWINDNLTVPYNMEILYKWDQFNAGDVNKTLVPPQEDKVLPLLQTINKIWIEPYVKAGGLTFMKKYIIKQIALVGSPSYNSNGTITLGEAEGGKKIILYTVNDFTNANRGAVEGRMRTIHHEFAHILHQTVLFTPDYERITAADYTGDWTNVSQATARSKGFVSPYAMSSKEEDFVEMVAHMLVYGPDGFEAIVNSSSTTAGRDALRKKQAIVVAYYKSVWNIDFSLLQRYVGEALDAVSPVAVTPLTAALGFGKQYKAIRSVKEMQTSEGFKSAMNEANTTLQNTFTAIYTIDSMALRFNKTDTATLNIKFYSLTAPATLYTASFKYKFTVNASGVYTFENPVASGAEAAFGNARLIGNYVLPLILFFSSHPFKPDWINGKLDRFSTIQVGKWIAQDDNSLYFIGNLSTSDL; encoded by the coding sequence ATGAGAACATTCACCCATTATATTATCGGCAGCTGCCTGGCGCTCTCCCTGTTCAGCAGCTGTAAAAAAGATGAGCTGGATACCAGCTACGAACTGAATGGCCTGGGCGGAGATACCTGGGCTAAAGGAGAGATTGACAAATGGATCAACGATAACCTCACAGTCCCCTATAATATGGAGATCCTGTACAAATGGGATCAGTTCAATGCAGGAGACGTGAACAAGACGCTGGTGCCGCCGCAGGAAGACAAAGTGCTGCCCCTGCTGCAGACCATCAACAAGATATGGATAGAGCCGTATGTAAAGGCCGGCGGCCTTACGTTCATGAAGAAGTATATCATCAAGCAGATCGCACTGGTGGGCAGCCCCAGCTACAACAGCAACGGGACCATTACCCTGGGTGAAGCTGAAGGAGGTAAAAAGATCATCCTCTATACGGTCAATGATTTCACCAATGCCAACCGCGGCGCAGTAGAAGGCCGGATGCGCACCATCCACCACGAGTTTGCACATATCCTGCACCAGACGGTCCTGTTCACCCCGGACTATGAGCGGATAACAGCAGCCGATTATACCGGCGATTGGACCAACGTAAGCCAGGCTACAGCCCGCTCCAAGGGTTTCGTTTCTCCCTATGCCATGTCTTCCAAAGAAGAGGACTTCGTGGAAATGGTGGCGCATATGCTGGTATACGGACCTGATGGTTTTGAAGCCATCGTCAATTCTTCTTCCACTACTGCAGGCCGTGACGCCCTGCGCAAGAAACAGGCCATTGTAGTGGCTTATTACAAGTCGGTCTGGAACATTGATTTTTCCCTGCTGCAACGTTATGTTGGCGAGGCGCTGGATGCGGTATCCCCTGTTGCTGTTACACCCCTGACGGCAGCGCTGGGCTTCGGCAAGCAGTACAAAGCTATCCGCAGCGTGAAGGAAATGCAGACTTCCGAAGGCTTCAAAAGCGCCATGAATGAAGCCAATACCACCCTGCAGAACACCTTTACCGCTATCTATACTATCGACAGCATGGCCCTGCGTTTCAACAAAACGGATACAGCCACGCTGAACATCAAGTTCTATTCACTGACAGCACCGGCCACCCTGTATACCGCCTCCTTTAAATACAAGTTCACGGTCAATGCCAGTGGGGTGTATACTTTTGAGAATCCGGTAGCTTCCGGCGCCGAGGCGGCATTTGGGAATGCCAGGCTGATTGGCAACTATGTCCTGCCCCTGATCCTTTTCTTCAGCTCGCACCCCTTCAAACCGGACTGGATCAATGGAAAGCTGGATCGTTTCTCCACCATACAGGTGGGCAAATGGATAGCGCAGGATGACAACTCCCTGTATTTTATTGGCAACCTCAGCACTTCGGACCTCTGA
- a CDS encoding RagB/SusD family nutrient uptake outer membrane protein, which translates to MNRLICLYSFLAALSLTGCTKFLDKNPDNRTELNSVEKVSQLLATAYPNAGYMAFAEAASDNAGDKGTGDRNLMATGPYRFDDVVENNRDFTEYYWINAYAAIAAANQALKACAEATNPEAYTSQRGEGLVARAYAHFMLVTFFSKVYDPATAGSDAGIPYVTEPETEVFSNYERRTVQYVYEMIEKDLLEGLPLLDDTRYTIPKYHFTKASANAFAARFFLFKQDYQAAANHASRVFPDNNFANNMRPWLTAYKNYTADEQFLNYTKATDPANLLLTEAASVWARNFAQSRYGLTQQLNAKILGANVTGNNSWAYRQYNYGQDHPAILKWKEYFYRTSVNANIGFPYVMVPLFTTEEALLNRAECFARLGKTDSCLADLNTFASQRFNSYNSRTHAVTVDKATAFYAGTDATQALINTTLDFKRAEFVQEGMRWFDVIRNKINIVHVYIDPDDPTVRTTIEVPHGDPRRVFQIPESAKQSGIELNPR; encoded by the coding sequence ATGAACCGACTAATTTGCCTGTATAGTTTCTTAGCAGCCCTCTCGCTGACCGGCTGTACCAAGTTCCTGGATAAGAACCCAGACAACAGGACTGAACTGAATTCCGTTGAAAAAGTGTCACAGCTGCTGGCTACGGCCTATCCCAATGCCGGTTATATGGCTTTTGCAGAAGCAGCTTCCGATAATGCCGGCGATAAAGGCACCGGCGACCGGAACCTGATGGCTACCGGGCCCTACAGGTTTGATGATGTAGTAGAGAACAACCGGGACTTCACTGAGTACTACTGGATCAACGCCTACGCAGCCATCGCCGCTGCTAACCAGGCGCTCAAAGCCTGTGCTGAGGCTACCAACCCGGAAGCCTATACTTCCCAGCGTGGCGAAGGCCTGGTAGCGCGCGCCTATGCGCATTTCATGCTGGTCACCTTCTTTTCCAAAGTATACGATCCTGCCACTGCCGGCAGCGACGCGGGTATTCCTTATGTAACCGAACCCGAAACCGAAGTCTTCAGTAACTATGAACGCCGCACGGTCCAGTACGTATATGAGATGATAGAGAAAGACCTGCTGGAAGGCCTGCCCCTGCTGGATGACACGCGGTATACTATTCCCAAGTACCATTTCACCAAAGCATCCGCAAATGCCTTTGCAGCCCGGTTCTTTCTGTTCAAACAGGATTACCAGGCAGCAGCCAACCATGCCAGCCGTGTTTTCCCTGATAACAATTTCGCCAACAATATGCGTCCCTGGCTGACTGCTTACAAGAACTACACCGCTGATGAGCAGTTCCTCAACTATACCAAAGCCACCGACCCCGCTAACCTGCTGCTGACTGAAGCCGCCTCCGTCTGGGCGCGCAACTTCGCCCAAAGCCGTTACGGGCTTACACAGCAGCTGAATGCCAAGATCCTGGGAGCCAACGTTACCGGTAACAACAGCTGGGCTTACCGCCAGTACAATTACGGACAGGACCATCCTGCCATCCTGAAATGGAAGGAGTACTTCTACCGGACATCCGTAAATGCCAATATCGGTTTCCCCTATGTAATGGTGCCCCTGTTCACTACAGAAGAAGCCCTGCTGAACAGGGCGGAATGTTTTGCCCGCCTGGGTAAAACAGACAGCTGCCTGGCCGATCTGAACACTTTTGCCAGCCAGCGTTTCAACAGCTACAATTCCCGCACCCATGCCGTTACCGTGGACAAGGCTACCGCCTTCTACGCCGGCACGGATGCTACCCAGGCCCTGATCAATACGACGCTGGATTTCAAGCGTGCGGAATTTGTACAGGAAGGCATGCGCTGGTTTGATGTGATCCGCAATAAGATCAATATTGTCCATGTATATATTGACCCCGATGATCCCACAGTGCGCACCACCATTGAAGTACCCCATGGCGATCCGCGCAGGGTATTCCAGATCCCGGAGTCAGCCAAACAGTCCGGCATTGAACTGAACCCACGCTAA
- a CDS encoding phosphatase PAP2 family protein, which produces MAYHKNHYPFFLCCLLLLGCISAAAQDSLPASRVWTDNLPACPQQPDTLPEQPAFPDTIPARQEALPADTLPSTMDTLSVSQLPENAMPSHMLVKATATDTAAPLRYKLNLDYVKSFWPSLKYTVSRPAHWNKKDWTKFSVAMVGVGGLMLADWEIRHVMQANQHSIPGEVAKVIEPFGNFYGVYIFPTMYLAGALTKNSKFETAGLVGAKSLAISTLIYTTSKTIIRRKRPDEATSSWDYAPPFSGNRYTSSPSGHSNTIFSVATALAMEFRDTKWVPPVAYALATATAASRIYQNRHWASDVLLGSLIGHFVTRAVWISSHKPAPKKIVIP; this is translated from the coding sequence ATGGCGTATCATAAAAACCACTATCCGTTTTTCCTTTGCTGTTTGCTGTTGCTGGGCTGTATTTCAGCGGCTGCGCAGGATAGCCTGCCGGCTTCCCGGGTCTGGACGGACAACCTGCCTGCCTGCCCGCAGCAGCCGGATACCCTGCCGGAACAACCTGCATTTCCCGATACCATTCCTGCACGCCAGGAAGCATTGCCGGCAGATACCCTTCCCAGCACCATGGATACGCTGTCTGTGTCCCAGCTGCCGGAGAATGCCATGCCCTCCCATATGCTGGTCAAAGCAACAGCAACCGATACGGCAGCACCCCTTCGGTACAAGCTCAACCTGGACTATGTAAAAAGTTTCTGGCCCTCGCTCAAATACACTGTTTCCCGACCAGCCCACTGGAATAAAAAAGACTGGACAAAATTCAGTGTCGCCATGGTGGGGGTGGGCGGTCTGATGCTGGCCGACTGGGAGATCCGGCATGTGATGCAAGCCAACCAGCATTCCATCCCGGGAGAAGTAGCCAAAGTGATTGAACCTTTCGGGAACTTTTACGGGGTATATATTTTCCCTACCATGTACCTGGCCGGGGCCCTGACAAAGAACAGCAAATTTGAAACGGCTGGCCTGGTAGGCGCCAAATCGCTGGCAATTTCCACGCTGATCTATACTACTTCAAAGACCATCATCCGGCGGAAAAGACCGGATGAAGCCACCAGTTCCTGGGACTATGCGCCCCCTTTCAGCGGCAACCGGTATACTTCTTCCCCCTCGGGTCATAGCAATACCATTTTCAGTGTGGCCACCGCGCTGGCTATGGAATTCCGGGACACCAAATGGGTGCCGCCGGTTGCCTATGCCCTGGCCACGGCCACAGCCGCCTCCCGCATTTACCAGAACAGGCACTGGGCCAGTGATGTGCTGCTGGGCTCCCTGATTGGTCATTTTGTGACCCGCGCCGTCTGGATAAGCAGCCATAAGCCAGCCCCTAAGAAAATTGTGATCCCCTGA